The following proteins are encoded in a genomic region of Bacillota bacterium:
- a CDS encoding polymer-forming cytoskeletal protein, whose product DTVIGPETTIRGSLSGAGGARVDGRVEGEITLDGDLIIGETGSVQADVRARNVIVAGAVRGNVECEGALELASTGQLYGDVKVRSLSVRQGAILCGNTTMPGEPGRDEAPAGGPADQATATVKRSE is encoded by the coding sequence GATACGGTAATAGGTCCTGAGACGACCATAAGGGGTTCCCTCTCGGGTGCCGGCGGGGCGAGGGTGGACGGGCGCGTAGAGGGCGAGATAACTTTGGACGGGGACCTGATCATTGGGGAGACGGGCTCGGTACAAGCCGATGTTCGAGCCCGCAATGTAATAGTGGCTGGCGCGGTTCGCGGAAACGTCGAATGTGAAGGTGCCCTCGAACTGGCTTCAACTGGCCAGCTTTACGGAGACGTGAAGGTTCGGTCGCTCAGCGTACGACAGGGGGCCATCCTCTGTGGCAACACGACCATGCCGGGCGAGCCGGGAAGGGATGAAGCCCCCGCCGGCGGCCCCGCAGACCAGGCCACTGCTACGGTAAAGCGGTCCGAATGA
- a CDS encoding phosphoribosyltransferase family protein has translation MLYRDRRHAGKILAEHLSPYKGQRALVLAVPRGGVVVGDEVATALDAQLDVVITRKIGAPAQPELAIGAVAPDGTVLCDPRLAGYFNLPEDYISSKAEEERKEIQRRLERYRERRPLPEMRGRILIVVDDGIATGLTITAAVKWLRGKDPARLVLAVPVAPPEAISRLKSEVDEVVCPYTPEPFFAVGQFYHVFDQTPDEVVVSILQRYVLPRPGAPADE, from the coding sequence TTGCTATACCGCGATCGAAGGCACGCGGGAAAGATCCTGGCGGAACATCTATCGCCGTACAAGGGCCAACGGGCGCTGGTACTGGCCGTCCCGCGCGGAGGCGTCGTCGTCGGTGACGAGGTGGCCACCGCCCTGGACGCCCAACTGGATGTGGTCATCACGCGAAAGATCGGCGCCCCCGCCCAACCGGAGCTCGCCATAGGCGCGGTGGCTCCGGACGGCACGGTGTTGTGCGACCCGCGGTTGGCAGGTTACTTCAACCTTCCCGAGGACTACATCTCTTCTAAGGCCGAGGAGGAAAGGAAAGAGATCCAGCGTCGACTGGAGCGTTACAGGGAACGGCGACCGCTGCCCGAAATGCGGGGCAGGATACTGATCGTGGTGGACGACGGCATAGCGACCGGCCTTACCATTACGGCCGCCGTGAAATGGTTGCGAGGTAAGGACCCCGCTAGGCTCGTTCTCGCCGTCCCGGTGGCTCCGCCGGAGGCCATATCCAGGCTTAAGAGCGAAGTCGACGAAGTAGTCTGCCCGTACACCCCCGAGCCATTCTTCGCCGTGGGCCAGTTTTACCACGTCTTCGACCAGACGCCCGACGAGGTCGTGGTCTCGATCCTCCAACGGTACGTGCTCCCGCGTCCCGGAGCGCCGGCGGACGAATAA
- a CDS encoding YkuS family protein, giving the protein MRRTLTVAVEEGLTPVTEALKADGYHVVGLAQGLNLGADCFVVTGLNQDFLGMSQASGTVPVITAAGRSPESIVEEVRKTLA; this is encoded by the coding sequence ATGCGGAGGACCCTTACCGTGGCGGTGGAGGAGGGGCTGACCCCTGTAACGGAGGCCCTGAAAGCGGATGGCTATCACGTAGTCGGCCTGGCCCAAGGACTTAACCTTGGCGCGGACTGCTTCGTGGTAACCGGATTAAATCAGGACTTTCTCGGGATGTCGCAGGCATCCGGTACGGTTCCGGTGATAACCGCGGCAGGGCGCAGCCCGGAATCGATAGTGGAGGAAGTTCGTAAGACGCTCGCATGA